The genomic interval ttctttcccattacaggaataaataatattttaaaatatattcaaaatggATATCAGttgttttaaattgcaatacAACATTActatattttaatcaaataaatgcagccttggtgagcataaaggacttttcaaaaaaactttatttttttattgtaccTCACCCAATATTTTAAATGGTTGAGTGAGTATTAAAGTATTtactcatttaaaaataataataattagcatttaaaatgttcttaCCCGGCCTCATCCGCCATTTCCATCATCAGAGAATCGACTTGACCCTAAAACACACCAGTGTCAGCAAAGTCAAAACAACTACTATGTCAGTGTATTTATGGCCTATGGTGCAGTCATTGTAATATGCGAGTGCATGTATGACCTGTGGTGTGGTCAGTGTTGTGGTACTGCTCATCGTGTCCTCCATTTGAGCCGTCTGTACGTCCAGAGTTTCAAACTGACGCTCAAATTTATCCATCAGACCTGAAATCTGTCCAATCAAAACACAGAGAATAAATATAGAGCCAATAAAATAAAGACAAATTAGGGCACTACATCCGTTCATGGCAAAGTGAAGTCTTcccccctctctccctctctctcacctTCTCAAGGTTCATGCTCTTCAGGGTTGCATCCATGCCCTTCACCACCCCAGCCATTGACTTGGTGACCTGGAGAATAAAAGTTGAAAGTTAACTATTAAATCTATTGTCTATTGGATAAATACGTGAGTATATCTGGGTTAAAGGGAGAAAGCCATTTTTGTACCTGGTTCATGGTGACAGCCGTTTGTACTCGTGCAGCGACCGCATCCACTCTTGCGCTCATTCTGAGGAAGTTCACTGATTGGTTCTTCTGGCGGATAGCATTTTCGGCATGTATCCGTGCAACCTCCATATTTCCCTTCTGGATTGCCTAAGTAACCAAAACATAAGCAGTGAGCTTCATAACATCACATCACCTGTTGACCGATTACATGTACTGTAATTATTGAACATTTACTGACAAAATAAATACTAAAGAACAATTAAATGTGGTTATTTAACAACATAACCATACATATTAAAGTGTTTTGGCTAGATATGTtgacatttataatttttgacAATGTTTATATACTACTATGCATATAGAAAATATCCAGACAGAAAAACATCATACTCATAAAGCAGGTTAAATAAAGGTTAGTAGAAAGAGTCTCTAAATGGCAttcaaaatatgtttgttttgtttttgctaaTTGTTTACCTTCTTGACCTTGACCTTCTCTGCTTTCTCTTCTTTGTCGCATTTTTTGGAGCTCCGTTGAAGTTCTTTGGCTGCAAACTTTAGGTTAAACAACTGCTCTGAAGTCAAAAGTCAaggaattttttaaaaatagaatcACCATGTTTGTAATAAAGTTTTTATCTACTACCTTTAATAATATGCACAATACAAGCCCAAACAATATAACGTTACAATGCCGAATACAGTATAAACAATGTAGACCGACAAACTTAACAAACTAGTCCGACTGGCTGGAGTGAGTTTACCCAGATAACATATAGGTGGCGACATTACGTAATTCTACGTCACAGACACAGTCATACCTGGGTGATTTGACGACGTTTTATTTAGAGCATGAAACATCAAAATAAGCCATTCATAACAAAACttcataaacaaataaaaatgtaaacggTAGGGTGAGGTCACCGACTCATTTGGTCTAACGTTACTGATTTAAATAGTGTTTAACACTAGAACGCATAAATGATTCTCTAATTCAATCTCTACCTCCAGTGACGCGAAAGAAATCCCAAAAGTGCGATTAGATTTAACGGCTAAAAAGTGACCATATATATACCCATataaccatatatatatatatatttggtatACAACTAAATGTTGCCACGACCGAGTTCAACTCTTAAATTACTCTCAGTTAAAGTGTTTACGTTCCCAGCGACTGTGAAGTGAATCTGGATCGGGCCCGACCCCTCCGGTCCGTAAGGATACTCTCCATGTTCGACATAATAATCCGGTTATATGCTCCTGGTTCCACTTGAGGAAGTGTGACACTTATACGGGAATATCTTTCAGTCCTGTTTTGTTCCCCTGAGCTCTGTGTGGATCAGTAACTGCCCTAGCTATGTTTGTTGTAATTTCCCTGTATTCACTTCCGGCTTCAACAAACAACTGGAGTGACGTCACAGTCATGCGCTCAAGTCAACGATTGCGGTGATGTCACGACTCTGGCAAAACAGCGAACGACACCCATATACTTGTAATATTATAtgtatgtaaataataataattagtaatatataaatatgtatatagtaTAAATTATAATTGCAGAATAATtgaacatttatcattttaacaaaataaaaggtATCATACCTAAAATCATAAatagattattattttaaaatatatattataaatatatttaaaaaaacatgtagTAGGCTACTCCCCTTGAAAAGCAACAAAAGATAATTATATGTTtccaaattttatatatatatatatagtatctATACCCTATCAAGAAAGCTGTTCTAGGGTAGAAGGTAAGACAGTTAATTGAGAGGAACCTTCATGTCAATGATGCTCTGGTATCACTGCGTACAGAAGTCATGCTTGCAGCTTCATATCTACACCTACATAAGATTGCCTTAAACAAAGTTAAAGTAATGAGAGCATTCCTTCAAAGGACCTAAATGTCATTCTATGTTGCTGAAAATCAGTCAAGAAAAACTCACCCATGAAGTCCTTATCACATTCATGGCAGAGGTTTTAGCTATTGTAAATGCATATCCCTTAATATCAATGGGTCCAAACAACCAAATATGGAACCTTGAGACTCTGACCTTTCCAACATGTGTTTTATCAAGATTAGAAAatattttgattataaagtagttaaattttgtaatatgaaacatgacaccGCCCACTAGGGGAGGAGCCTGCTAGGAGAAATTCGAGTACTATTTCCATTACTGCAACCTCCGACTTCAAAACGGTTTTCACAGAATGAATtttgagttcgtaagctttcgaatgatacGTAATTTATGATGATTACTAAATTATATGATATGAAAAAAAGGCCATCAAAAAATAGCGCCAAGCGTCCCACCTGTGGGACAGTGACAGTTAAAGGGCTAAAGAAGGTTCCCAGGAAACGATGGAAGAGTAAGGAAGGTTAACGATTACACTTGAAAACAGTCGCGTCTCCGTTTTCCACCATTTCCGCCATTTTCAAATACGGCAACTCCTCTCTACCGTGgcatcatgggatagtaaagtgtccatcgtatgcGCACTTCATAATCTCGCCAGAAGTAGTAGGCCATCCGGGTACTTTTCGCATACTGTTTTTCGAATTCTATAAATTCGGACATACTACTCTGCTCGCGTACTGTTTTTcgcatactatatagtatggaagtacgcgatttcggacgcagccgATGTCCCATCTCAGACACTGTTCTTCTCTTGCCTTCAGAGATTGATGATCACGTCAGTTCAGTGATGACATCCTACGGATGCCAGGTGGGGAGTGTTCTGGATCATCTGAATCAttgattgttttaattttatagcactttgagattttgtttaataaaaagtgcataacaaataaaatgtattattattatctagTTAGTGTTTGCTATTGATTCCAATGCCTATTGCCTAGTCATGTAGctttcttttaaaaatggttGCCATGGTAACATTCCAAAACAGTTAAATTCAGTTAATTCTAGGGGTGTTTGACTCCAGGTTTTTTGGTGTTGACTCCGATTATTACCGACTCCCACTGTAGGAGTCTATGGAATCGACTCCTCAACTCCATTTACTTTACATCAAATCAGGGtcagaaataataaaaaaattgctgTTGTTGTTACACGCTTAaattatcccccccccccccccctgacACAAGTACTTAAAATCCCCTTATTAAAACCGAACACTTTTAGCTTGACCGTCCAAAATTAGTCCAATTTAGCGATGActtaaaaatactaaatactaaaatacatacaaaaatgtatgtttattcttgatatgttttttatgatttatgattagTTTAATGATTATGAACACAAGGTGGAAAACCAAATCCATCATTTAATCTAAAGCTAGCATGGAGAAAGCCTATGTATATTTACAAACGAAAGTCACTATGACTGATCTATTTCTAAAGTGGCCTACATTACATGTAGgataaatatgtgtgtgtgacaaaGTTT from Pseudorasbora parva isolate DD20220531a chromosome 3, ASM2467924v1, whole genome shotgun sequence carries:
- the chmp1b gene encoding charged multivesicular body protein 1b; amino-acid sequence: MSNMEKQLFNLKFAAKELQRSSKKCDKEEKAEKVKVKKAIQKGNMEVARIHAENAIRQKNQSVNFLRMSARVDAVAARVQTAVTMNQVTKSMAGVVKGMDATLKSMNLEKISGLMDKFERQFETLDVQTAQMEDTMSSTTTLTTPQGQVDSLMMEMADEAGLDLNMELPQGQMGSVGTSVASAEQDELSQRLAKLRDQV